The window GTGTGGCTGGGGCGGGCGCCGTTCTCCACCTCGCTGGTGATTCCGTTTTTCAAGGATATCGCGCTGAACTTCGGCTGGTTCTTCGTGGTGTTCGGCGCCTTCATCGTGGTCGGCGCCGGCAATGCCGTCAATCTCACCGACGGCCTCGACGGCCTGGCCATTGTGCCGGTGATGATCGCGTCGCTGTCGTTCGGCATGATCTCGTATCTGGTCGGCAACGCGGTGTTCTCGGATTATCTGCAGATCAATTACGTCGCCGGCACTGGTGAGTTGGCGGTGTTATGCGGGGCGGTGCTTGGCGCAGGACTCGGATTCCTGTGGTTCAATGCGCCGCCGGCCTCGATCTTCATGGGTGATACCGGATCGCTGGCGCTCGGCGGCATGCTCGGCTCGATCGCGGTGGCGGTGAAGCACGAGATCGTGCTGGCGGTGATCGGTGGTCTCTTCGTGCTGGAAGCCGTCTCGGTGATCGTGCAGGTGACGTCCTTCAAGCTCACCGGAAAACGGGTGTTCAAGATGGCGCCGATCCATCATCATTTTGAACAACTGGGGTGGACCGAGCCGCAAATCGTGATCCGGTTCTGGATCATTTCCGTGATGCTGGCCCTTGCCGGCCTCTCCACGCTCAAGCTTAGATAGGCTCTTGCCCGGATGGGCTTTGGCTCGGCTCTGGGCTAAACAGGCTTTTTGCAGGCTCAGGTGAAATCGTGATCCCTGTTACCAGTTTTGCGGGCCGCACCGTTGCTGTGTTCGGATTGGGCGGCTCGGGGCTGGCGAGCTGCCATGCTCTGAAGGCTGGCGGTGCCGAGGTCATCGCCAGCGACGACGATGCGGGCAAGCTTGCGGAAGCCGCCAAGGCGGGCTTCATGACCGCCGACCTGCGCACGGTGTCGTGGTCGAATATCGCCGCGCTGGTGCTGACGCCCGGCGTGCCGCTGACCCATCCGGTGCCGCACTGGAGCGTGCTGCTGGCCAAGCAGGCCAACGTGCCCGTGATCGGCGATATCGAATTGTTCTGCCGCGAGCGGCGTCGCCATGCGCCGAGTGCGCCGTTTGTCGCCATCACCGGCACCAACGGCAAGTCGACCACCACGGCCCTGATCGCGCATTTGATGAAGGTCGCCGGCCATGACGTGCAGATGGGCGGCAACATCGGCACCGCGATCCTGTCGCTGGAGCCGCCGCGGCTCGGCCGCGTCCATGTCATCGAGATGTCGTCCTACCAGATCGATCTTGCGCCCTCGCTCGATCCGCTGGTCGGCATCCTGCTCAATGTCAGCGAGGATCACCTCGATCGTCACGGCACCATCGATCACTATGCCGCGGTGAAGGAGCGGCTGGTGGCCGGCGTGCAGCGCGGCGGCACCGCGATCATCGGTGTCGACGACCACTGGAGCCAGGCGGCGGCGGATCGCGTCGAGCAGGGCGGCAAGCATGTGGTGCGCATCTCCGTGAAGCGCCCGCTGGCCGATGGCGTCTATGCCGATCACGAAAGCCTGCTGCGCACATCCGGCGGCGCCCGCACCGAGATCGCGCGAATTGGCGGCATCGGCTCGCTGCGCGGACTGCACAATGCGCAGAACGCGGCGTGCGCGGCGGCTGCGGCGCTGGCGCTCGGAGTATCATTTCCAGTGCTGCAGGAGGGATTGCGCAGCTTTCCCGGCCTTGCGCACCGCATGGAGCAGATCGGCCGCCGCGACAAGGTGCTGTTCATCAACGATTCCAAAGGCACCAACGCGGACGCCGCGGCGCGGGCGCTGGCATCGTTTGACGACATCTTCTGGATCGCCGGCGGCAAGCCGAAGAGCGGCGGCATCGAAAGCCTGCGCGAATTTTTCCCGCGTGTCCGCAAGGCTTATCTGATCGGCGAGGCGGCCGGCGAGTTCGCAGGCACGCTTGGCGCCGAGGTGGCGCACGAGATCAGCGGCACGCTCGATGTCGCCGTCGGCCAGGCCGCGCGTGATGCGGAGGCGTCAGGCCTCGCACAGCCGATCGTATTGCTGTCTCCCGCCTGCGCGTCGTTCGACCAGTACCGCAATTTCGAACTCCGCGGACAGCACTTCCGCGAGCTGGTGCTGGCACTGGGCGGTGTGGTGCCGGTGGTTTAGCGGCCTAGGCTTTCGACCGTAGCCCGGGCGAGCGAAGCGACCCCGGGGGGCCAGATGCACCGTCGTTCCCGGATATCGCGCTTGCGCGCTCATCCGGGCTACGAGGCATCCGTCTTTTAGTTGCGCTACTACTCCGGAACCGCCTCTCCCGATCCCCCCAGCTCCGCCGGAAAATCCTTCAACTTCGGCAGGCCGTCCTTCATCGGCAGCACCGTCTCGGAATAGTTGACGTGAACGCCGGGCGTAAACGTCAGGCTCGGGATGGTCGCTGCGAACACGTCGATAAGGCCGAGGGGCGGGTGAGTGGTCATCAGATGCCCGCCGCACTTCTTGCAGAACTGGCGCTGGCTGACCGGGGTCTTCTGGAACATGCCGACGTGTTCGGCGCCCGAGGTGATCTGCACCGCTTCCGGCTTCCACAAGGTGAAGGCGTTGACCGGTCCGCCGGACCACGAGCGGCAGGACCGGCAATGGCAATAGCCCATGCCTTCCGGCGATCCCTCGACTTTCAGTTCGACTGCGCCGCAAAAACAACTTCCAACATGGGTCATGGTGTTCCTCTTAATGTTTTGGTCTTGGCCCGCCTGCAGGTGCACACGAGCAGATCCAGCGTCAGGTGATCCGGGTCTTCGTTCAAGTCCTTATTCACGCTCTTGTTAGCCAACCCGGCCCGGCGCCGCGCCCTGCGATCAGGGGATCAAACCGCTTTCTCTGCAAATGTTTCCAATTTCTTAATGGTCTGGAAACCATGTTGGGGGACCAATGGAAGCGGTTTTTCGGCCAGGGATTAGCCATGATTTCTCGTGAACAGCGCACCCCGTTGAGCGAATGGTGGTGGACGGTGGATCGCCTGCTGCTGGCGGCGATGTTTGCGCTGATGCTGGCCGGGATCATCCTGTCGCTGGCGGCCAGCCCGCCGGTGGCGGTGCGCATCGGGCTCGATCCGTTCCACTTCTTCAACCGTCATGTCATTTTCCTGCTGCCGTCCTTCATGGTGATGATCGCGGTCTCGTTCCTGTCGCCGCGCCAGATCCGACGCGCCGCCTTGATCGTGTTCGCCATCAGTGTCGTGCTGATCGTGGCGACGCTGCTGTTCGGGGCCGAGGTGAAGGGCGCCCGGCGCTGGATCACCATCCTCGGCCTCAACATCCAGGCCTCGGAAGCGGCGAAGCCGTCGTTCGTGGTGCTGGTGGCGTGGCTGTTTTCGGAATCCGCGCGGCGGCCGGAAATGCCGGCGACCTCTATGGCGCTGGCGCTGCTGCTGACACTGGTGACGCTGCTGGTGGCTGAGCCCGATTTCGGCCAGACCATACTGATCCTGATGGTATGGGGCGCGCTGTTCTTCATCGCCGGCATGCGCATCATCTGGGTATTCGGCCTCGCCGGTGCCGCCGCCGCCGGCCTGTTCGCCGCCTACATGTTCGTGCCGCACGTCGCCGGCCGCATCAAACGCTTCATGGATCCGGCGTCCGGCGACACCTTCCAGGTCGATATGGCGACCGAGTCCTTCAGCCACGGCGGCTGGTTCGGGCAGGGGCCGGGCGAGGGCACGGTGAAACGCATCCTGCCCGACAGCCACACCGACTTCGTGTTTGCGGTGGCGGCGGAGGAGTTCGGCATCATCCTGTGCCTGATCCTGTTGTCGCTGTTCGCCTTCATCGTGATCCGCACCCTATCGCGCGCCTATGCCAGCGAAGACCTGTTCGCGCGGTTCGCGGCCTCCGGCCTTGCGATCCTGTTCGGCGTGCAGGCCTCGATCAACATGGCGGTCAATTTGCACCTGATCCCGGCCAAGGGAATGACGCTGCCGTTCATCTCCTATGGTGGCTCGTCGATGATCTCGCTGGCCTATGGCGTCGGCATGATGCTGGCGCTGACGCGGCTGCGGCCGAGCATCGAGGTGCAGTCGGTGGGCGATGCTTATGACGCGCGCCAGTACGCCTGACCTGGGCGCAGCGCTGAGCGCTTTGCCGGTTGTGTTTGTCTCCGGATCTTGCTCTATCCCGAGCCATGACTGACGCGCCCCTGATCATCCTTGCCGCCGGTGGCACCGGCGGCCACCTGTTTCCCGCCGAAGCGCTGGGCACCGAGC is drawn from Bradyrhizobium prioriisuperbiae and contains these coding sequences:
- the mraY gene encoding phospho-N-acetylmuramoyl-pentapeptide-transferase, with product MFYWLIDLSGTIPVFNVFRYITFRTGGAMVTAALFVFLFGPWIIDNLRLRQGKGQPIRTDGPQSHLAKKGTPTMGGLMILSGLVVSTLLWANPRNPYVWIVLAVTLSFGFVGFYDDYLKVTKQTDAGFSGRFRLLIEFAIAGLACFAFVWLGRAPFSTSLVIPFFKDIALNFGWFFVVFGAFIVVGAGNAVNLTDGLDGLAIVPVMIASLSFGMISYLVGNAVFSDYLQINYVAGTGELAVLCGAVLGAGLGFLWFNAPPASIFMGDTGSLALGGMLGSIAVAVKHEIVLAVIGGLFVLEAVSVIVQVTSFKLTGKRVFKMAPIHHHFEQLGWTEPQIVIRFWIISVMLALAGLSTLKLR
- a CDS encoding GFA family protein, with translation MTHVGSCFCGAVELKVEGSPEGMGYCHCRSCRSWSGGPVNAFTLWKPEAVQITSGAEHVGMFQKTPVSQRQFCKKCGGHLMTTHPPLGLIDVFAATIPSLTFTPGVHVNYSETVLPMKDGLPKLKDFPAELGGSGEAVPE
- the ftsW gene encoding putative lipid II flippase FtsW; protein product: MISREQRTPLSEWWWTVDRLLLAAMFALMLAGIILSLAASPPVAVRIGLDPFHFFNRHVIFLLPSFMVMIAVSFLSPRQIRRAALIVFAISVVLIVATLLFGAEVKGARRWITILGLNIQASEAAKPSFVVLVAWLFSESARRPEMPATSMALALLLTLVTLLVAEPDFGQTILILMVWGALFFIAGMRIIWVFGLAGAAAAGLFAAYMFVPHVAGRIKRFMDPASGDTFQVDMATESFSHGGWFGQGPGEGTVKRILPDSHTDFVFAVAAEEFGIILCLILLSLFAFIVIRTLSRAYASEDLFARFAASGLAILFGVQASINMAVNLHLIPAKGMTLPFISYGGSSMISLAYGVGMMLALTRLRPSIEVQSVGDAYDARQYA
- the murD gene encoding UDP-N-acetylmuramoyl-L-alanine--D-glutamate ligase, with the protein product MIPVTSFAGRTVAVFGLGGSGLASCHALKAGGAEVIASDDDAGKLAEAAKAGFMTADLRTVSWSNIAALVLTPGVPLTHPVPHWSVLLAKQANVPVIGDIELFCRERRRHAPSAPFVAITGTNGKSTTTALIAHLMKVAGHDVQMGGNIGTAILSLEPPRLGRVHVIEMSSYQIDLAPSLDPLVGILLNVSEDHLDRHGTIDHYAAVKERLVAGVQRGGTAIIGVDDHWSQAAADRVEQGGKHVVRISVKRPLADGVYADHESLLRTSGGARTEIARIGGIGSLRGLHNAQNAACAAAAALALGVSFPVLQEGLRSFPGLAHRMEQIGRRDKVLFINDSKGTNADAAARALASFDDIFWIAGGKPKSGGIESLREFFPRVRKAYLIGEAAGEFAGTLGAEVAHEISGTLDVAVGQAARDAEASGLAQPIVLLSPACASFDQYRNFELRGQHFRELVLALGGVVPVV